In a genomic window of Spirosoma agri:
- a CDS encoding glycosyltransferase family 2 protein, translated as MSILLSIVMPAYNEEEVIDVVVKQWTDLLTRQFPTENTKLIVINDGSRDNTGAILDQIKSKYPKLMVVHQPNGGHGNAVVNGYRQAVALDSEYVFQTDSDDQFVADDFAKLWAKRNDSPFILGYREERYDAPTRLVITRILRMSIAFIYGTYIMDSNIPFRLIRGSFLKKLLAQLPTPTPFAPNIFLAVMAKKAGFNTFDIPITHKERLTGTVSILKWKLLKVCIQSFKELAQFRLELSSKVKALKKPEPVTA; from the coding sequence ATGAGCATCCTGCTGTCAATTGTAATGCCCGCTTACAACGAAGAAGAAGTTATTGATGTCGTTGTGAAGCAATGGACTGATTTGCTGACCCGTCAGTTTCCGACCGAAAACACTAAACTGATCGTCATCAACGATGGGTCGCGTGACAATACGGGGGCAATTCTGGATCAGATCAAGAGTAAGTACCCTAAATTGATGGTTGTTCATCAGCCAAATGGAGGCCACGGGAATGCAGTTGTGAACGGATACAGACAAGCCGTTGCGCTGGACTCTGAATATGTTTTTCAGACGGACAGTGATGATCAGTTTGTTGCCGATGACTTCGCTAAACTCTGGGCAAAACGTAATGATTCACCGTTTATCCTGGGGTACCGCGAAGAACGGTACGATGCCCCGACGCGTCTGGTTATTACCCGTATCCTTCGGATGAGCATCGCGTTCATTTACGGAACATACATCATGGATAGCAATATTCCTTTCCGGCTCATTCGGGGAAGCTTCCTAAAAAAACTGCTGGCTCAACTGCCAACTCCGACGCCATTCGCGCCCAATATTTTTCTGGCGGTTATGGCGAAAAAGGCCGGATTCAATACATTCGATATCCCCATCACGCACAAGGAACGCCTTACCGGTACGGTTTCCATCCTGAAATGGAAGCTGTTGAAGGTTTGTATCCAAAGCTTTAAAGAACTGGCTCAGTTCCGGCTTGAGTTGAGCAGCAAGGTAAAAGCGCTCAAAAAGCCAGAACCGGTAACGGCCTAA
- a CDS encoding acyltransferase family protein encodes MQTNAPTTATTARPALYHLRQLDGVRFLAVALVLFDHWMAGRVDLPLGALGVTIFFVLSGFLITRILLSSKDKLKDRPNGGLGKYLKIFYIRRTIRIFPVYYLVLVVLYALNEPPVRKTFGWLALYATNLYMAYYSVWMGTVDHLWSLAVEEQFYLFFPLLLFLVPRRWVPATAILMIVGAIALRYVLYRARAPWFIGYVTMPACLDSFGLGTIMAFWWLYQRERFQQVFQNTGWIWLSIGLFIAVVMLTKIVPAVPDLQGWQGHHNIMSDVWERLAASLIGFFLIGRAVLGFGGPMKWILENPVSQYMGKISYGLYLYHNFVFNVYHTPPTHFTLRAWRRITDVVPLLNSSYIFPFMFYLSLTLLLATLSWFLIEKPINNLKDRFSY; translated from the coding sequence ATGCAAACAAACGCGCCAACGACTGCTACCACTGCCCGACCAGCCCTGTATCATCTTCGTCAGTTAGATGGTGTTCGGTTCCTGGCCGTCGCGCTGGTGTTATTCGACCACTGGATGGCCGGACGCGTCGATTTACCGCTTGGCGCGCTGGGTGTCACAATTTTCTTTGTCCTCAGTGGCTTTCTGATTACGCGCATTCTACTATCGAGCAAGGACAAACTCAAAGACAGACCCAATGGCGGACTGGGTAAATACCTGAAAATCTTCTACATCCGCCGGACGATCCGCATTTTCCCGGTCTATTATCTGGTGCTGGTTGTTCTTTACGCGCTCAATGAACCGCCCGTCCGGAAAACGTTCGGCTGGCTTGCTCTCTACGCCACCAACCTGTATATGGCCTATTATTCGGTGTGGATGGGCACCGTCGATCACTTGTGGTCACTGGCAGTAGAAGAGCAGTTTTATCTTTTTTTTCCTCTACTGCTGTTCCTGGTGCCACGCCGGTGGGTTCCGGCAACGGCGATCCTTATGATCGTGGGTGCCATAGCCCTGCGCTACGTGCTCTATCGGGCGCGGGCACCCTGGTTCATTGGCTACGTGACCATGCCCGCCTGTCTGGATTCGTTTGGTCTGGGCACGATCATGGCGTTCTGGTGGCTGTATCAGCGCGAGCGATTCCAGCAGGTATTTCAGAACACCGGCTGGATCTGGCTTAGTATCGGGCTGTTCATTGCGGTGGTTATGTTAACGAAAATTGTACCCGCCGTCCCTGATCTTCAGGGCTGGCAGGGCCATCATAATATCATGTCTGATGTATGGGAGCGGCTGGCGGCTTCGCTCATCGGCTTTTTCCTGATCGGGCGGGCGGTTCTGGGCTTCGGCGGTCCGATGAAGTGGATACTCGAAAATCCGGTTAGTCAGTACATGGGAAAAATCAGTTATGGTCTGTATTTATACCACAACTTTGTTTTTAACGTCTACCACACGCCACCCACTCATTTTACCCTGCGGGCCTGGCGCCGAATTACGGATGTTGTCCCTCTCCTGAACAGCTCCTACATCTTCCCCTTCATGTTTTATCTGTCACTAACGCTTCTGCTGGCTACCCTGTCGTGGTTTCTGATCGAGAAGCCGATCAACAATCTGAAGGATCGATTCTCGTATTAA